The Stenotrophomonas maltophilia genome segment ATGCGCTGGCGCAGCGCGATGTCGGACAGGTCGGAAACGTTGCGCTTCAGCGTGTGCTCGGCATACGCGCCGCCATCGATGTAGTGGAACAGGAACGGCGGCAGCCGCCGTTCGGCAGCAGCACGGTAATCGGTGGAGGCGGAGATGATCATGGGGTCAACCGTGTGGGGAAGGTAGACGCGAGGCCCGCGCACGCCGGGCTTCGTTGTCATCGAGCGTGCGCAGCGTGGTGTGCACGAACTCGAGGTGGGCATGCGCGGCGGCGCGCGCGCGTTCGGGGTCGCCGGCCAGCACCGCGTCCATCATCTCGCGGTGCTGGTCGGACAGCGGCGAAAAGGTCCTCGCCGAGGTGTAGAGCTTTTCGCGGCTCTGCGAGATGTTGGTCTGCAGCAGTTCGAACAAGCCGCGCATCACCTGCAGCAGCACCAGGTTGTGCGAGGCCTCGGCGATGGACAGGTGGAAGGCCGCGTCAGCCTCCGCTTCACCGGTGGGGTCGTCCTTGCCGTGCGCGTCCATCATGGTCTGGAAGGCCTGCGCGATGCGCGTGCGGTCCTCGTCGGTGGCACGCAGCGCCGCATGCCAGGCGGTGGCGCCTTCCAGCGCATGGCGGATCTCCAGCACGTCGAAGCGGTATTCCGGGTCGCCCTGGAACAGCGGCAGGTACGGCGCCAGCGGTTCATCCAGCGCCTGCCGCGCGCGCGCCGCAGGCTCGGCCACGTAGGTGCCGCCACCGACCCGTGCGGTCAACAGACCCTGGCTGGCAAGCTGCGCGATGGCCTCGCGCAGCGCGGTGCGCGAGACCCCCAGCTGCACCGCCAGGGTGCGCTCGGCCGGCAGCCGGTCGCCCGGCCGCAGCTGTTGTTCCTGCACCAGGCCGCGCAGCTGCGCAGCCACCTTGTCCGAAATACGTTGCGTGCTCATGGCGCCATTGTGGCCCGAAGCGCGTAACAGGGGGTCAGGCCGCGCGGCATGGCTCAGGGAATCATCCATGTCAGCCAGTAGGCCTGGGCCAGGGTGATCAGGCCGACCATGGTGGTGAAGACCAGGCTGTGCTTGACCGTGAAACGGAACAGGTCCGATTCCTTGCCTGCCAGGCCAACCGCCGCGCAGGCAATGGCGATCGACTGCGGCGAGATCATCTTGCCGGTGACGCCGCCGGTGGTGTTGGCCGCCACCAGCAGCACGTCGGACACGCCGATCTGCTGTGCGGTGGTCGCCTGCAGCGCCGAGAACAGCGCGTTGG includes the following:
- the lldR gene encoding transcriptional regulator LldR; its protein translation is MSTQRISDKVAAQLRGLVQEQQLRPGDRLPAERTLAVQLGVSRTALREAIAQLASQGLLTARVGGGTYVAEPAARARQALDEPLAPYLPLFQGDPEYRFDVLEIRHALEGATAWHAALRATDEDRTRIAQAFQTMMDAHGKDDPTGEAEADAAFHLSIAEASHNLVLLQVMRGLFELLQTNISQSREKLYTSARTFSPLSDQHREMMDAVLAGDPERARAAAHAHLEFVHTTLRTLDDNEARRARASRLPSPHG